A window of the Lolium perenne isolate Kyuss_39 chromosome 7, Kyuss_2.0, whole genome shotgun sequence genome harbors these coding sequences:
- the LOC139833664 gene encoding uncharacterized protein, with product MTSRSLPLSTNVGAIISSPATTIAAPAVVPTIAVRLDRNNYMLWRALTLTNFSGASLHGHLDGTTAAPSKTLTEGGGADARVVDNPDYHRWWTQDQKVLGLLLSSMTEDIVCQLLGCPTAAAAWSAVQSMFGAQNRAGVQHMKRQIQALKKQDMTAGEYMQKVKALADAMATAGSPLSDDDIIDYMLIGSG from the coding sequence ATGACCAGCAGATCGCTGCCCCTCTCCACCAACGTCGGCGCCATCATCTCGTCGCCGGCAACCACGATCGCAGCTCCCGCGGTCGTTCCCACCATCGCCGTCCGCCTCGACCGCAACAACTACATGCTGTGGCGCGCCCTCACCCTCACCAACTTCTCTGGCGCCTCTCTTCATGGGCACCTCGACGGCACCACGGCCGCACCAAGCAAAACCCTCACCGAAGGGGGAGGTGCTGACGCCCGCGTCGTGGACAACCCCGACTATCACCGGTGGTGGACACAAGATCAGAAGGTCCTCGGGCTCCTCCTCTCCTCGATGACGGAGGATATCGTGTGCCAGTTGTTGGGCTGCCCCACAGCCGCAGCGGCGTGGTCTGCTGTTCAGTCCATGTTCGGCGCACAGAACCGTGCCGGAGTTCAGCACATGAAGCGCCAGATCCAGGCGCTGAAGAAGCAGGACATGACGGCGGGCGAGTATATGCAGAAGGTGAAGGCACTTGCCGATGCCATGGCCACCGCCGGCTCTCCGCTCTccgatgacgacatcatcgactaCATGCTCATTGGCTCCGGGTAG